The sequence AGAAGGCagacaaaacatgtaaaacctACATGCTGGCATTTAGACTGATCTTTGATACATTGAAAATAAATTTATTTTGCATCAGATACTCACgaaacaaaaaagaatgaatTCTAACTTTCGAGTAAACAATACCAGACTAATcagaaaattacacaaaaaaaataatttcgtCCTATGTTGACAATACCCTTAAAGACtgatgggtttaaaaaaaaaaaaaaaaaaatcaatgttcgCCAGACAACCCAAATAAAAGATCACATTTGATTACCTGTGTGCATCTTTTCAGTAAAACATAATGGCATTCATCTGTCCCTCAAAACATAAATTCAATTCTGTTTTAATCAAACTAAAACATGGCTGTGCATTCAGAACATACTAAATGCAGCTCATGTACATTGACTCAAGCTCAAGAGTATTTACGGTTACCTCATCAACATAAACGAGTTAAGCAGATTGTTATCAATTATTTCTTAAATGTGATCTCAGTAAAGAGAGCACTAAATGCAGTGATTTCCTTCTGTTTCCTCTTTAAGCCTTAGTGGTAAAATCCCTGTGTACTGACATATCTTAAGCCTTTTCAGAAGATATGTGCATCTCTGTAATCACAAAGCATGTAGTCTCTTACTTGATGTTAAATGACTCTTTGATGCTTGCTTTTGCTTGCTCGAGTGATATGTGCCACAATGAAAGGATATCAGCCGGCTTTGCATCATATGCTTCAGCAAACCTCTTGTTGAATTTTTTCAGTACATATTTCCAGTAGTCCGACGCCTGAAGACTTGCATCTGGAGCATTCTCCCAGTCTGGGAAAAAATCGGTGTAACGCTTGTAAGGGTGCCATTCACCATTTGTAGCATTGCAGCGAAAATTCTTGTCACTGAGCACCGAGGAAGAGCATACGTCAATTACAAGTTTTTGTGTCTCACGCCACCTGAATCTACCCAGACCCTCTGGCCGATGTAGTGAAGTCCAGTGCTCAGTGTGGAATCTTCCTCCTGCCTCACAAGGCGCTTTGCAGAATGGACACTGATTACCACACCCAATCAGTTTGGTGAAAAGCTCGTTCTGAGGATTCACGTGaagtttttttagtttcattTGGATGTTAGTGTGTTTAAACTTCTCTCCAAGAGTGTTTGCCATGTCCTTCACACACTGTGTGAGCCAGTGAGCAAACTGTTCCTGGTCTGCGTTGTTCAGGATCATGAAAGCACCAAGAGCATCCTGGGAAATGACCATTTTATCACCAATTCCTGACAGACATTTTTAATGAATGTCTTCAAGTCaccactctgttttgtttttagctttGTTGATAGCATTATTATGCTTCTGACACTTGACTGGAGATGTTGACCTCAAACTTAAGCCGTAGACGGATTTGAAAGCGTTCCCTATTGGTCAATGTCCATTCTTCACATACTTCTCATAGGAGCAATATAGCTCTGATAGTTTTCAAAGTCATCCTTTGAGAGCAAATCCGTAAAACTGAATACTGAAGAACATGGTGTGCTGAACTGCTGCTGGTCTGCATTTCACCAATGATGTCGGACCCAGAACGGTGGACAAGTCTACGACTGCAGGCTCCAAGCAGCGGTTGGTGAATTCTTCTGCCTTCTTCTGGCACTGGGCTCGGTTCATGGAACATCtttaaaatcacacaaaaactttctttgttttgattcaGACATCTGTATGGATCATTCATTTGTAGGAACTCTTCATGCATTCTCGGAAACTCTCTGCTGCAAATCCACAGATGTGCTGTTTAAGAGCAACCTCAATCTCTATCTTAACATCCTGATTGTTCTCCAGCCTCTCATCAATTATGTATAGGATCTCCTGGATGTAAGTCTCATGgtaattgttctttttttccaatttttcattcacaaactCTGCGCAGTCCATTGAGATATGATCAGCTGTTTTTTGCATCGCCATTACGTGATCTTCAATGTTGAAAAACTTGCTGACTGTGTGTTTAACCTTATTGTAAAATCCTTCTGCTGTGTATGTGAAAGGCTCCTGTCCACAATCTCTCAGGCTTTTTTGACTCAATAACTGACACACATGACTCCCCTTACGTGAGAGATTTTCTCTCAGGTGGTGGGACACACTTGTGATGACATCCATGGCCTTTTGTTTGGAAAATGATAGTTCATTTACCATTTGTTTCCACATCTTATCAAATTCTTTGTCGAGCTCTTTGTCAGTCATCTGGACTTTTTTCTGCCGACAGTGTTCAATCAGTCCACTTACTCTCCCCTCTAATTCTTTTGTGTGGTTCTCCTTGATTCTATCAAGTTCTGCCATTCCCTGTCTGATGTCAGCTGCTGCTGTGAGCTGATTAAGTACAGAGCGCTCCATTTCTTGCCGAAGGCTTTTTGCACTGTTTGCAAAGTCCTCTCTGAATTGTTCCAACTAAATAGACATGGCCCTCTGTTGCTTGAAGACTGATCAAATTTTCAAGGATTTTGTCTCCCATTTAGACAACATTGTGCAAGCTTCACTTTCAAGTGTTTGAGAAGAACTTTCATGTCAGATACCTCAGATTTCACAGCAACTGTACCGAGTTAGAAATTCTGTTTCGGATTTTGTCACCACGATGTACATTTCTTTTCTGAATTCCATTCCCATTTGTTGAATTCTGTGCACAGTCTCATGTATGCACACCCCCAGGCTGTTTCTGAAGCTGAAGAGAAGTTTTCATGCTTTACTGCATTCCACAGGCTTTTCATCCACTCTGTAAACTCCAAGATATCATTAGCAGATGAATCACAACTTCCCAAAATTTGGATTATGTTCTTCTTGAGCTCATATACAGCTTCACTGTAGCCTGCATTGACTGGTGCCATTGGCGGGTTTCCATTCCAGATTCCAGGAATGTACCAGTTCCCAGTGTCTGGACTGTACTCCATCACATCGGTGAAGCTCTtgttctcctctttcttttccattttggCTGCTGCCTGGGTCATCTCATTTAACTGTTGCAAGAGCAGTTTCCTGTCTCGTAAGTTCTTCTCATGGGCTGAAACATCTGACACATTCTGGTGAACAAACTGACATTTGGGCCGTTTGCCAACCTCTTTCATCCTGAGGAAAGCATGCACAACTATTTGTAAGATGTCCTTCATTTCTGTTGAATTCTCCATTGCAATATTGATGATGGTGATATTACTCAGCCCCACAACAAGTGTTGCAAGCTCATTGTCGTGCTCATGGCTATTGTCCAGTTGTGCAAGCTCTGTGTACTTCAAGCCCTCCTGTCATGATCACCATAAATTCACAGTTAAGCACTTTTCTAACATTTTCATGATTCTGATGAGCAACATAAGGCCCTCGAGTGCATCGTCCACTGCTGACTGCAACACTGCACTCCAAACATGGTGGGAGGAGAGTGGACTTTCCTGTCTCTGAACTCCAAGGACTGTGACTACCCAGTATCTTGTTCTTAGGAGACACCAAAGTCATTCAGCTTAGAGAGAACGTCACTCACCCATCGGAGAGGTATGTTTGGATGCACTCCATCTACAAGCTCTAGAGGAAATCCATCAAGTAACAACTCTGCCAAAGTTTGGGCAGATGCTGTAATTGTTTACGTGATTGGTCTGTTTCTGGAAGGGAAAGTGAAGCTTCATAGATCTGACCCATTTCACGGAAGAAGTGTTCTCCCCCAGTGAGCTGTTGGACAGTtgtttgtcaatgtctttgATTTCCTCTTTGTTCTCAGAatctttgcatttttctttgtaCTGCTCCCGGAGACCAGAGAGTTTTTCTCGGGACACGTTATCAAGGTTCATTCGCATCCATTTCAGAAGTAACACCTTTCTATCCTGGGCTCGATATGCGTTGAGAAACATGTCTTGCTTTGACACGTCATAAGAGTTCTGTTTTTCCCtaagttttgttttctgtaccTGAAGATCCACTTTTGTATTTTCTATGTTCTCAGATCCACCTTTTCGAGCCGAATTCTTCCTCTCTAAACAGTCATTTCTTTCCATATTGCCCTTGTGAGGGTAACTGGCTTCTGTGTATTGAAGGATATTTGAATTTCTGCAGTGATGGCATCTGCATTTTTCTTTGCGCCTGCACTCTGAAGGTCCTCATCAACCCAATTCCCGTTCATGGGCAATGTTAGCCATCTGCTCATTCTTCCCTCTCATCTTTGTGTTCTAACAACATTGCTGACTGTTTTTCGCAGGGTTTTGACAGTCTGCATCATTCATGGCTTAGCCTTCAAAAGGATGTTGCTGTTAGTTAAGCCAACTTGGTTGCTACCTTCTTTAGAGCATTCAAATTGAAATGCTTGCTTTGATGGTTACCCACCAAGAAGATCTGTGCCTTGTGGTGTTGGTTGGTAAGCAGCTCGCATTTAGAGTCCCACTTGTCAAAGAACACACAAAACTGCTGCAGATTctgacacacaaaaagaaaattgtttcaaacaaagcaatgtctcCACGAAGATTGGTTACAGCAACTGGCTCACTGAAAACATCCATGTTTTTTGTTCCCACATGAAGGTACCAAGTAATTTCGCCAGGCCATTGGTATTTTCCTTGGGCTGTCGCCACACTCCATATCATGGTGACACAAGGTCTAGTGGTACTGCTGGAATTCTCAGAGCTTATTGATGATCTCTGACTTGGACAAGGGCACTCGCCCAGTCCACAAAAGATATCATGTGAAGTTCGAGAGAACATCCTTTGTTCAGAACCCTTGATTGTAAAAGGGACTGAGGTCTGTACTTTTTAACATGTCTCTCATGGACCAAAGCATGAGTGTGCCACTGCTTTGTGTCACATTGGAAGCATAGGGCACAGAAAACTGACACTGGAGGACATTTTCAGGGCCATTTCCTGCATTACAAACCATCAgaacacagaaagagagcagTGATCATGTCAAGGGGGTTTAGTATGTCACCTGAATATAGACGTTGACCAAATTATCAAGATCTAACTCTGTATTCACTGACGGATCTTCATAGTTGGACTCACATACTGATGCCATTTCACATTCCTAGCTGTCACATTGACCTCATCAGTTTCTTCAGAAATACCATGGAAGATCTGAGTTACGCTTAGCAGGTTCATCGTAATGCTCTTCTCATCAATCTGAAGTATTGTGCTCAGGGATGCTGTGGAGAACAATCAGGATGTTAAGATAGAGATTGAGGTTGCTCTTAAACAGCACATCTGTGGATTTGCAGCCAGAGAGTTTCAGAGAATGCATGAAGAGTTCCTACAAATGAATGATCCATACAGATGTCtgaatcaaaacaaagaaaagttttgtGCTGATTTTAAAGATGTGTTCCATGACCGAGACCAGTGCCAGAAGAAGGCAGAAGAATTCACCAACCGCTGCTTGGAGCCTGCAGTCGTAGACTTTGTCCACCGTTCCCTGGGTCCTGACATCATTGGTGAAATGCAGACCAGCCAGCAGTTCAGCACACGCATGTTCTTCCAGTATTCAGTTTTACTGGATTTGCTCTCAAAGGATGACTTTGAAAACTATCAGAGCTATATTTGCTCATATGAGAAGTATGTGAAGAAATGGACACTTGACCAAATAGTGGAACGCTTCTCAAATCCGTCTACGGCCTTTAAGTTTGAGGATCAACATCTCCAGTCAAGTGTCAGAAGCATAATAATGCTATCACAAAgctaaaacaaaacagagtggtGACTTGAGACATTCATTAAAAAGTCTGTCAGGACATTGGTGATAAATGGTCATTTCCCAGGATGCTCTGGTGCTTTCATACGCAGACCAGGAACAGTTTGCTCACTGGCTCACACAGTGTGTGAAGGACATGGCAAACACTCTTGGAGAGAAGTTTAAACACACTAACATCCAaatgaaactaaaaaaacttCACGTGAATCCTCAGAACGAGCTTTTCACCAAACTGATTGGGTGTGGTAATCAGTGTCCATTCTGCNNNNNNNNNNNNNNNNNNNNNNNNNGCAGTGGGGAATCTTCCTCCTGCTCACCAAGCGCTTTGCAGAATGGACACTGATTACCACACCCATCAGTTTGGTGAAAGCTCGTTCTGAGGATTCACCGTGaagtttttttagtttcattTGGATGTTAGTGTGTTTTAAACTTCTCTCCAAGTTTGCCATGTCCTTCACCACTGTGTGAGCCAGTGAGCAAACTGTTCCTGGTCTGCGTTGTTCAGGATCATGAAACACCCAAGAGCATCCGGGAAATGACCAGTTTATCACCAAGTCCTGACAGCTTTTAATGAATGTCTCAGTCaccactctgttttgttttagcTTTGTTATAGCATTATTTATGCTCTGACACTTGACTGGAGATGTTGACCTCAAACTAAGGCCGTAGACGGATTTGAGAAGCGTTCCCTATTTGGTCAGTGTCCATTTCTTCACATACTTCTCATATGAGCAAATATAGCTCTGAAGTTTTCAAAGTCATCCTTTGGAGCAACAGTAAAACTGAATCTGGAAGAACATGCGTGTGCTGAACTGCTGGCGGGTCTGCATTTCACCAATGATGTCAGACCCGGGAACGGTGGACAAAGTCTACGACTGCAGGCTCCAAGCAGCGTTGGTGAATTCTTCTGCCTTCTTCTGGCACTGGCTCGGTCATGAACACTCTTTAAAATCACACCAAACTTTTCTTGTTTTGATTCAGACATCTGTAGGATCATTCTTTGTAGGAACTCTCTTAGCATTCTCTGAAACTCTCTGGCTGCAAATCCACAGATGTGCTGTTTAAGAGCATACCTCAATCTCTATCTTAACATCCTGATTGTTCTCCAGCCTCTCATCATTATGTATAGGATCTCCTGGATGTAAGTCCATGgtaattgttcttttttttccaatttttcattcacaaactCTGCGCAGTCCATGAGATATGATCAGCTGTTTTGCATCGCCATACGATCTTCAATGTTGAAAAACTTGCTGACTGTGTGTTTAACCTTATTGTAAAATCCTTCTGCGTGTATGTGAAGGCTCCTGCCCAATCTCTCGCAGCTTTTTTGACTCATAACTGACCACACATGACCCCCCTTACGTGGAGATTTTCTCTCAGGTGTGGGACACACTTGTGATACATCCATGGCCTTTTGTTTGGAAAATGATAGTTCATTTACCATTTGTTTCCACATCTATCAAATTCTTGTCGAGCTCTTTGTCAGCCTCGGACTTTTTTCTGCCGACAGTGTTCAATCAGTCCACTTACTCTCCCCTCAATTCTTTTTGTGGTTCTCCTGTGATTCTATCAAGTTCTGCTGCCTTCCTGTCGGAGCCGCGGCTGTGAGCTGATAAGACAGAGCCTCCTTTCGTGCCGAAGCTTTTTGCACTGTTGGCAAAGTCCTCTCGGAATTGTTCAACTAAATAACATGGCCCTCTGTTTGCTTGAAGACTGAGTCAAATGTCAAGGAGTTTGGTCTCCCATTTGACAACATTGTGCAAGCTTCACTTTTCAAGTGTGTGAGAAGAACTTTCATGTCAGATACCTCAGATTTCACAGCAACTGTACCGTAGTTAGAATTCTGTTTCGGATTTTGTCACCCACGTGTACATTTCTTTTCTGAATTCCCATTCCCATTTGTTGAATTCTGTGCACAGTCTCATGTATGCATCACCACCAGGCTGTTTCTGAAGCGTGAAGGAAGGTTTTCATGCTTACTGCATTCCACAGGCTTTCATCCACTCTGTACTCCAAGATCATTAGCAATGAATCACCTTCCCAAAATTTGGATTATGTTCTTCTTGAGCTCATATACAGCTTCACTGTAGCCTGCATTGACTGGTGCCATTGGCGGTTTCCATTCCAGATCCAGGAATGTACCAGTTCCCGTGTCTGGACTGTACTCCATCAACATCGGTGAAGCTCTtgttctcctctttctttccattGGCTGCTGCCTGGGTCATCTCATTTAACTGTTGCAAGAGCGATTTTCCTGTCTCGTAGTTCTTCTCATGGGCTGAAACATCTGACCATTCTGGTGAACAAACTGACATTTGGGCCGTTTGCCAACCCCTTTCATCCTGAGGAAAGCATGCCACAACTATTGTAAGATGTCCTTCATTTCTGTGAATCTCCATTGCAATATTGATGATGGTGATATTACTCAGCCCCACAACAAGTGTTGCAAGCTCATTGTCGTGCTCATGCTATGTCCATTTTGTGCAGCTCTGGTGACTTCAGCCCTCCGTGTCAATGATCACCAAAATTCACAGTTAAGCACTTTTCTAAATTTTCATTGATTCTGATGAGCAACATGAAGGCACCTCGAGTGCATCGTCCACTGCTGACTGCAACTGCACTCCAAACATGGTGTTGAGGAAGTGGACTTTCCTGTGCTCTGAACTCCAAGGACTGTGACTACCAGTACTTGTTCTTAGGAGACACCAAGTCATTCGCTTAGAGAGAACGTCACTCACCCATCGGAAGGGTATGTTGGATGCACTCCATCACAAGCTCTAGAGGAAATCCTCAGTAACACTCTGCACAAAGTTTGGCAGATGCTGTAATTGTTTACGTGATTGGTCGTTTTCTGGAAGGGAAAGTGAAGCTTCATAGATCTGACCCATTTCACGAAGAGTTTTCAGTCCCCAGTGAGCTGTTGGACAGTTTGTTTGTCAATGTCTTGGATTTCCTCTTTGTTCTCAGAatctttgcatttttctttgtaCGGCTCCCTGAGACCAGAGAGTTTTCTCTCGGGACACGTTATCAAGTTCATTCTGCATCCATTTCAGGATAACACCTTTCTATCCGGGCTCGATATGCGTTGATGAACATGTCATTGCATTTGACACGTCTAAGAGTTCTGTTTTTCcctaagttttttttctgtacctGAAGAtcacttttgtatttttcttttctcagatcCAACTTTTCGAGCCGAATTTTCTTCTCTAAACAGTCAATTCTTTCCATTTTGCCCTTGTGAGGGTAACTGAGCTTCTTTGTATTGAAGGATTTGTGATTTCTGCAGTGATGCATCTGCATTTTTCTTTGCAGCCTGGCACTCTGAAGTCCTCATCAACCCAGATTCCCAGTTCATGGCAATGTTTAGCCACTGCTCGATTCCCTCTCATCTTGTGTTCTCAACAACATTGCTGACTGTTTTTCGCAGGGTTTTGACAAAGTCTGCATCATTCATGGCTTAGCCTTCAAAAGGATGTTGCTGTTAGTTAAGCCAACTTGGTTGCTACCTCTTAGAGCATTCAAATTGAAATGCTTGCTTTGATGGTTACCCACCAAGAAGATCTGTGCCTTGTGGTGTTGGTTGGTAAGCAGCTCGCATTTAGGTCCCACTTGTCAAAGAACAACAAAACTGCTGCAGATGTctgacacaaaaagaaaattgtgtttCAACAAAGCAATGTCTCCACGAAGATTGGTTACAGCAACTGGCTCACTGAAACATCCATGTTTTTGTTCCCACATGGAAGGTACCAAGTAATTTCTGCCAGGCCATTGGATATTTTCCTTGGCCTGTCGCCACACTCCTATCATGGTGACAAAGGTATCGTGGTACTGCTGGGAATTGCTCAGAAGCTTATTGAGGATCTCTGACTTGCAAGGAGCCACTCGCCCATTCCTCACAAAGATCATTGGAGTTCAGAGAGAACAATTCTTTGTTCAAGGAAGCCCTGGATTGTAAAAGGGACGGAGGTCGGTACTTTTTAACAATGTCTCTCATGGACCAAAGCATAGGTGGCACTGCTTTGTGTCCAATTGGGAAGCAATAGAGCACAGAAAACTGACACTGGACATTTTCAGGGCCATTTCCTGCATTACAAAACCATCAGAACCCAGAAAGAGAGCAGTGATCATGTCAGGGGGGTTAGTATGTCACCGTAATATAGACTGTTGACCAAATTATCAAGATCTAACTCTGTATCACTGACGGATCTTCATAGTTGGACTCACATACGATGTACTTTCACATCCTAGCTGTCACATTGACCATCATCAGTTTCTTCAGAAATACCATGGAAGATCTGAGTTACGCTTAGCAGGTTCATCAGAATGGCTCTTCTCATCAATCTGAATATTGTGCTCAGGAATGCTCTTCTTGTGTAGTGCTGCTCCACCCCAGATCCTCCAATAGGCCTTCTAGTTGTGTCTCTatgaaaattataataatacccATCATTGGTTATTTCAATATTCCATAGCATTGATTCCACTTAATTCATCCATAACCATGACATACACATGTCATAAACAGAAGGAGTCTTTAATATGTTTGTGGCTGTTGTCATTAAGTGTATTTTATAAATTGACACTTCAATGCAAAGTTTGCATTTTTGAGGTGTTTGTTGTGATAACTTGATGTTAACAGGCAGCAATCTCTGTTATGACAACTGGGTTAAGTCAACCTAAATATCTCATAGCaggcttttttttcaaactttttagctttatgtttaacattacattGAAATGTCATAATAATATGTAATCCTTTATTAGTCAAAgagaattacaatttacactctgttgttattaccaCAGGCCTgagtaacacacacatgctcagtaccgtGACTGCACTGATGGAGAGATCAGAGTGGGGGGGCCTCCCATGAAacgccccaagcagttgggggtgtTGTCTTTACATTGGCTGTCATGAAGATCATCCTAATTGTGTCAAGATAAAATTCTTAAAATTTGTAAGACCATTTTGCAACAGTGAATAAGTACCGAGGAATTTACAGAGTTTTAGACAGATACCATAGCTGTAACAACTTTTGCACTTATGCTTA comes from Etheostoma spectabile isolate EspeVRDwgs_2016 chromosome 19, UIUC_Espe_1.0, whole genome shotgun sequence and encodes:
- the LOC116669391 gene encoding interferon-induced very large GTPase 1; translation: MVISQDALGAFMILNNADQEQFAHWLTQCVKDMANTLGEKFKHTNIQMKLKKLHVNPQNELFTKLIGCGNQCPFCKAPCEAGGRFHTEHWTSLHRPEGLGRFRWRETQKLVIDVCSSSVLSDKNFRCNATNGEWHPYKRYTDFFPDWENAPDASLQASDYWKYVLKKFNKRFAEAYDAKPADILSLWHISLEQAKASIKESFNIK